One genomic window of Quadrisphaera setariae includes the following:
- the glf gene encoding UDP-galactopyranose mutase, with amino-acid sequence MNADLVVVGSGFYGLTVAQRCAEELGLEVLVVDRRSHIGGNAYSEFEPETGVEVHRYGAHLFHTSNERVWQHVNRFTSFTSYVHKVYSTYKGEVYPLPINLGTINQFFRAAHGPDAARALVAELAGEIETSEASNLEEKAISLIGRPLYEAFIKDYTAKQWQTDPRDLPAEVISRLPVRYTYDNRYFNDTHEGLPTKGYTAWLENLADHPKITVQLDTDFLDLSQPLNKRDVVGQVPVIYTGPVDEYFDNVEGALSWRTLDFEQEVLPTRDFQGCPVMNYAGDEVPYTRIHEFRHFHPEREAQHSQDKTVIMREFSRFAEKGDEPYYPVNTAEDRARLLAYRDLAKGETGTIFGGRLGTYKYLDMHMAIGAALSTFDNKLVPHFSKGEPLVSGGVDA; translated from the coding sequence GTGAACGCAGATCTGGTGGTCGTGGGCTCCGGCTTCTACGGCCTGACCGTGGCCCAGCGGTGCGCCGAGGAGCTCGGCCTGGAGGTGCTGGTCGTCGACCGGCGCTCGCACATCGGCGGCAACGCCTACAGCGAGTTCGAGCCGGAGACCGGCGTGGAGGTGCACCGCTACGGCGCGCACCTGTTCCACACGAGCAACGAGCGGGTGTGGCAGCACGTCAACCGGTTCACGAGCTTCACCAGCTACGTGCACAAGGTCTACTCGACCTACAAGGGCGAGGTGTACCCGCTGCCGATCAACCTCGGCACCATCAACCAGTTCTTCCGCGCCGCGCACGGCCCCGACGCCGCCCGCGCGCTCGTGGCCGAGCTGGCCGGTGAGATCGAGACCTCCGAGGCGTCCAACCTCGAGGAGAAGGCGATCTCCCTCATCGGGCGCCCGCTGTACGAGGCGTTCATCAAGGACTACACCGCCAAGCAGTGGCAGACCGACCCGCGCGACTTGCCCGCCGAGGTGATCTCCCGCCTCCCCGTGCGCTACACGTACGACAACCGCTACTTCAACGACACGCACGAGGGCCTGCCCACCAAGGGCTACACGGCGTGGCTGGAGAACCTGGCGGACCACCCGAAGATCACGGTGCAGCTCGACACCGACTTCCTCGACCTGTCGCAGCCGCTCAACAAGCGCGACGTCGTGGGCCAGGTGCCGGTCATCTACACCGGCCCGGTGGACGAGTACTTCGACAACGTCGAGGGGGCGCTCAGCTGGCGCACGCTCGACTTCGAGCAGGAGGTCCTGCCCACGCGCGACTTCCAGGGCTGCCCGGTCATGAACTACGCCGGCGACGAGGTCCCCTACACGCGCATCCACGAGTTCCGGCACTTCCACCCGGAGCGCGAGGCCCAGCACTCCCAGGACAAGACCGTCATCATGCGGGAGTTCTCGCGCTTCGCCGAGAAGGGCGACGAGCCGTACTACCCGGTGAACACCGCGGAGGACCGCGCCCGCCTGCTGGCCTACCGCGACCTCGCCAAGGGCGAGACGGGCACGATCTTCGGCGGCCGTCTGGGCACCTACAAGTACCTGGACATGCACATGGCCATCGGTGCCGCGCTCAGCACCTTCGACAACAAGCTCGTCCCGCACTTCAGCAAGGGCGAGCCGCTGGTCTCCGGTGGGGTGGACGCGTGA